The Lycium barbarum isolate Lr01 chromosome 9, ASM1917538v2, whole genome shotgun sequence genome has a segment encoding these proteins:
- the LOC132611590 gene encoding uncharacterized protein LOC132611590, with protein sequence MSDVLAITNELNKCLQKKEQDLANAMLLVEVAKIRLQAYRDEEWDSLIARVSLFCIKHEILVPNFEKPYVSSLRSRRRLGDNKVSHHYRVEVFCNIIDWQLQELKDRFGEATTDLLHGISCLNPIDLFSSFDIRKIMKMAKLYPDDFNEFNMGSLENQLASYIIDVRDVDERFYNLKGLCDLSKKLVQTKKHSNYPLVFRLVKLALLLPVATASVERAFSTMKFIKNDLRSQMSDDFFSDCLVPYLEKDVFDNVSNDAIIKTFQDMKPRRVQL encoded by the coding sequence ATGAGTGACGTTTTAGCAATCACAAATGAGCTTAATAAATGCTTACAAAAAAAGGAGCAAGATTTGGCAAATGCCATGTTACTTGTTGAAGTAGCAAAAATAAGGTTGCAAGCATATAGGGATGAAGAATGGGATTCTCTTATTGCTAGGGTGTCTTTGTTTTGTATCAAGCATGAAATTTTGGTACCTAACTTTGAGAAGCCATATGTTAGCTCTTTAAGATCACGAAGGAGACTTGGTGACAATAAAGTCTCTCATCATTATCGTGTTGAGGTATTTTGCAATATTATTGATTGGCAACTTCAAGAACTTAAAGATCGTTTTGGCGAAGCGACGACTGATTTGCTTCATGGAATTTCTTGTTTGAATCCAATTGACTTGTTTTCAAGTTTTGATATCAGGAAAATAATGAAAATGGCTAAATTATATCCTGATGACTTTAATGAATTCAATATGGGTTCTCTTGAGAATCAACTTGCAAGTTACATTATTGATGTTCGTGATGTTGATGAAAGGTTCTACAATCTAAAAGGGCTTTGTGATCTTTCAAAAAAATTAGTTCAGACAAAGAAGCATTCAAATTATCCTCTTGTATTCCGCTTAGTGAAACTTGCTTTGCTTCTGCCGGTTGCCACTGCATCCGTTGAAAGAGCTTTTTCAACAATGAAGTTTATCAAGAATGACTTGCGGAGTCAAATGAGTGATGATTTTTTTAGCGATTGTTTGGTGCCTTATCTAGAAAAAGATGTATTTGATAATGtttctaatgatgctattattaagACATTTCAAGATATGAAACCTCGTAGAGTACAATTGTAG
- the LOC132611589 gene encoding uncharacterized protein LOC132611589, producing MFSFSSLPSKSPHLTPFFLFFFFCSVFFADLFASATALWSPFMASSSQRSVKNYFTKVPKSSVASSSQPNQEANANHSEVPLPSSQVFDLSTLNYDPGERTPILDYHPNHRDVIRRAYLINGPCQPRLLQHEYPQTNISGSMHRFNSEWFDDVYHDWLEYSVSKDAVYCLYCYLFKGYNTNQGGGEIFSTVGFKSWQKKKNLRKHIGLPNSPHNQSKKKCHDLLRVQQSIHFALEMQFSQFKHAYLVRLSASVDVVRLLITQGLAFRGHDESKSSLSRGNFLQILSWYAKRCDNIRDYVLEHAPQNDQMTSPMIQKDIVSACKTETIKAILEELNGDYFSLLVDESFDVSRKEQMAIVLRYIDRNGFVMERLLDIVHVQDTSVLSLKRAIVNLLAQHSLSLSYVRGQCYDGASNMQGEINGLKMLIRQESRSAHSIHCFAHQLQLTLVAVSKKCIEVGKPVVLVSNILNVLGSSFKRMDEFRDSQKERIQEALDLGELTTGSGLNQELGLSRACDMRWGSHFKSFNNFILMFGSILNVLESLVLDARLLDERAKAWDILKLVEHMRLRSCCI from the exons atgttttctttctcttctcttccgTCAAAGTCACCTCACCTaacacctttctttctttttttttttttttgctcagttTTTTTTGCTGATTTGTTTGCCTCCGCCACTGCTCTCTGGTCTCCGTTCATGGCTTCTTCG TCTCAACGTTCAGTGAAGAACTATTTTACGAAAGTACCGAAATCAAGTGTAGCTTCTTCTAGTCAACCTAACCAGGAAGCAAATGCCAACCATTCAGAAGTACCATTACCTTCTTCTCAGGTATTTGATTTGAGTACTTTAAATTATGATCCGGGTGAAAGAACCCCAATCTTGGACTATCATCCAAATCATCGTGATGTTATTAGAAGAGCATACCTTATTAATGGTCCTTGTCAACCTCGATTGCTTCAGCATGAGTATCCTCAAACGAATATTTCTGGATCAATGCACCGTTTTAATTCTGAATGGTTTGATGATGTATATCATGATTGGTTGGAGTATAGTGTTAGTAAAGATGCAGTCTATTGTTTGTATTGTTATCTATTTAAAGGCTACAACACCAATCAAGGTGGGGGTGAAATATTTTCAACTGTTGGGTTTAAGAGTTGGCAGAAAAAAAAGAATCTTAGAAAACATATTGGTCTACCGAACAGCCCACATAACCAGTCAAAAAAGAAATGTCATGATTTATTGCGGGTACAACAGTCTATTCATTTTGCACTTGAGATGCAATTTAGTCAATTTAAGCATGCGTATTTGGTCCGCTTAAGTGCTTCCGTTGATGTAGTAAGACTTCTTATAACTCAAGGATTGGCATTTCGAGGTCATGATGAATCTAAATCATCACTTAGTAGGGgtaattttcttcaaattctctCATGGTATGCGAAAAGGTGTGATAATATTCGTGATTATGTACTGGAACATGCTCCTCAAAATGATCAAATGACTTCTCCAATGATTCAAAAAGATATTGTGAGTGCTTGTAAGACAGAAACAATTAAAGCTATTCTTGAGGAATTAAATGGTGACTACTTTTCTTTACTAGTTGATGAGTCTTTTGATGTGTCACGCAAGGAGCAAATGGCTATTGTCTTACGATATATTGATAGAAATGGATTTGTGATGGAGCGGCTTCTTGACATTGTTCATGTTCAAGATACTAGTGTTTTATCTCTAAAGAGGGCAATTGTTAATTTACTTGCTCAACATTCCTTAAGTCTATCATATGTACGTGGACAATGTTACGATGGGGCAAGCAATATGCAAGGTGAGATCAATGGCCTTAAAATGTTGATTAGGCAAGAAAGTAGATCAGCCCATTCCATTCATTGTTTTgctcatcaacttcaactaaCTCTTGTTGCGGTCTCGAAAAAATGTATTGAAGTGGGAAAACCTGTAGTGTTGGTTTCAAATATTTTGAATGTATTGGGATCTTCTTTTAAGCGTATGGATGAATTTCGAGATTCTCAAAAAGAAAGAATTCAAGAGGCACTAGATTTGGGTGAGCTTACAACCGGTAGTGGCTTGAATCAAGAACTTGGTCTTTCAAGAGCTTGTGATATGCGTTGGGGATCTCATTTTAAATCTTTCAACAATTTTATTCTTATGTTTGGCTCTATTCTTAATGTTCTTGAATCACTTGTTCTTGATGCACGATTATTGGATGAAAGAGCCAAGGCATGGGATATCTTGAAGCTTGTCGAACATATGAGGTTGCGTTCATGTTGCATTTGA
- the LOC132611591 gene encoding transcriptional regulator TAC1-like translates to MASEKNTNYSDSSSEDMTDREPEKFNDDNTGIGRSYECNFCKRGFTNAQALGGHMNIHRKDKLKAKQNSHHQESSPSVYSRKFQEANGAFDNSRYHAPTSSEQHHNFPTSRAQMNYSQFYFQPPNPSYQHVNHHGDSRQNNFGLHDNYYDANLSLRIGSTLIDGDEEDQEGGKKDVDESELDLELRLGYNNH, encoded by the coding sequence ATGGCATCTGAAAAGAACACCAATTATTCGGACAGCTCAAGCGAAGACATGACCGATCGCGAACCGGAGAAATTCAACGATGATAATACCGGTATAGGACGTTCCTATGAATGTAATTTCTGCAAGAGAGGCTTCACAAATGCTCAAGCTTTAGGAGGTCACATGAATATTCATAGAAAAGACAAATTGAAGGCCAAGCAAAATTCTCATCATCAAGAATCTTCTCCTTCTGTTTATTCAAGAAAATTCCAAGAAGCTAATGGCGCTTTTGATAATTCGAGGTACCATGCACCTACTTCAAGTGAGCAACATCATAATTTTCCAACTTCTAGGGCACAAATGAATTACTCCCAATTTTACTTCCAACCTCCAAACCCTAGCTACCAACATGTTAATCACCATGGTGATTCACGTCAAAATAATTTCGGTCTGCATGACAATTATTATGATGCTAACCTTAGTCTGAGAATCGGATCCACACTTATTGACGgtgatgaagaagatcaagaaggAGGCAAGAAAGATGTGGATGAAAGTGAACTCGATTTGGAGCTTCGTCTTGGCTATAATAATCACTAA
- the LOC132610833 gene encoding transcriptional regulator SUPERMAN-like, whose protein sequence is MEKSSSFNSKYFKHQTMKEFNENNNNNKNVKEYSRDNNYGEGDLIGGFLWPPRSYTCSFCKREFRSAQALGGHMNVHRRDRARLRLQSSPPPTDTNNNNGATHHYSLPNTNPNPNPSFVSPSSPSKKFPSFVSTLPPLISPSSFSSSTTACGSNEMKNGDLTKMGSAKFEKNGKECSEVVKKRAEFLRLDLGIGLLSSESKDDLDLELRLGYI, encoded by the coding sequence ATGGAGAAAAGTAGTAGCTTCAACAGCAAGTACTTCAAACACCAAACCATGAAGGAGTTCaatgaaaacaacaacaacaacaagaatgtTAAAGAATATTCACGGGATAATAATTATGGAGAAGGAGATTTAATAGGAGGGTTTTTATGGCCACCAAGATCCTACACATGTAGCTTTTGTAAAAGGGAATTCAGATCTGCTCAAGCTCTTGGTGGTCACATGAATGTTCATAGAAGAGATAGAGCCAGGCTTAGACTTCAATCATCACCACCCCCAACagatactaataataataatggtgctACTCATCACTATTCTCTTCCAAACACTAACCCTAACCCTAACCCTAGTTTTGTTTCACCATCTTCACCTTCAAAAAAATTCCCTTCTTTTGTTTCTACACTACCCCCATTAATATCTCCTAgttccttttcttcttctactACTGCTTGTGGTTCTAATGAGATGAAAAATGGAGATTTGACAAAAATGGGAAGTgcaaaatttgagaaaaatggaAAAGAATGTAGTGAAGTGGTGAAAAAGAGGGCTGAATTTTTGAGATTGGATTTGGGAATTGGCTTGCTTAGTAGTGAATCAAAGGATGATTTGGATTTGGAACTTAGACTTGGTTACATATAG